One part of the Sphingopyxis sp. TUF1 genome encodes these proteins:
- the nrdR gene encoding transcriptional regulator NrdR, whose product MRCPYCGHEDSQVKDSRPTEDGAAIRRRRQCEDCGARFTTFERIQLREVAVLKAGGGREPFDREKLMRSVQIACRKRPIDGARIERLVSGIQRQLETSGDNEVQAQQIGAMVMEALKGFDNVAYIRFASVYRDFTEAKDFEEFASTITEAARPSK is encoded by the coding sequence ATGCGCTGCCCCTATTGCGGACATGAAGACAGCCAGGTGAAGGACAGCCGTCCGACCGAGGACGGTGCGGCGATCCGCCGCCGCCGCCAGTGCGAGGATTGCGGCGCGCGCTTCACGACGTTCGAGCGCATCCAGCTGCGCGAAGTTGCGGTGCTCAAGGCGGGCGGCGGACGCGAACCCTTCGACCGCGAAAAACTGATGCGCAGCGTCCAGATCGCATGCCGCAAACGCCCGATCGACGGCGCGCGGATCGAGCGGCTGGTGTCGGGAATCCAGCGCCAGCTCGAAACCTCTGGCGACAATGAAGTCCAGGCACAGCAAATCGGTGCGATGGTGATGGAGGCGCTGAAGGGCTTCGACAATGTCGCCTATATCCGCTTTGCCAGCGTCTATCGCGACTTCACCGAAGCCAAGGATTTCGAGGAGTTCGCCTCGACGATCACCGAGGCGGCGCGGCCGAGCAAATGA
- a CDS encoding RNA methyltransferase, translating to MTAASPPPVIVLVRPQLGENIGKAARAMLNFGLTELRLVSPRDGWPNPDAGPASAGADVVLANAAVFETLTDAVADCTTIYATTVRKRGVTKPVLTPEAAAQEVHASAGRSAYVFGPERSGLETDDVALAHTIVTVPINPEFGSLNLAQAVILLAYEWSKHVPNDVVGGTALTSPPDVPLDPPAPHGELEELIGHLVRDLDKSGYFFPPERRDATLRTLRTTLTKTGWSHNDIRMMHGIVTALGRAPRSR from the coding sequence ATGACCGCGGCATCTCCGCCCCCCGTCATCGTCCTGGTCCGTCCGCAGCTTGGCGAAAATATCGGCAAGGCGGCGCGCGCAATGCTCAACTTCGGGCTGACCGAGTTGCGACTGGTGTCCCCGCGAGACGGCTGGCCCAATCCCGACGCCGGGCCGGCGTCGGCCGGAGCCGACGTGGTGCTGGCGAACGCGGCGGTCTTTGAAACGCTGACCGATGCGGTCGCCGACTGCACGACCATTTATGCGACAACGGTACGCAAGCGCGGCGTGACCAAGCCGGTTCTGACCCCCGAAGCTGCGGCACAGGAGGTCCACGCGAGCGCCGGGCGCTCCGCCTATGTCTTCGGACCCGAGCGGTCGGGGCTCGAAACCGACGATGTCGCGCTCGCGCATACGATCGTCACCGTCCCGATCAACCCCGAGTTCGGTTCGCTCAACCTAGCGCAAGCGGTGATCCTGCTCGCCTATGAATGGTCGAAGCATGTCCCGAATGATGTGGTGGGTGGTACCGCGCTCACAAGCCCGCCCGACGTCCCGCTCGATCCGCCGGCGCCGCACGGCGAACTCGAGGAGCTGATCGGGCACCTCGTTCGCGACCTCGACAAGAGCGGCTATTTCTTTCCGCCCGAACGCCGGGACGCGACACTCCGCACGCTGCGAACCACGCTCACCAAGACCGGCTGGTCGCACAACGACATCCGCATGATGCACGGGATCGTCACCGCGCTAGGCCGGGCACCGCGGTCGCGCTGA